The Candidatus Margulisiibacteriota bacterium genomic interval CCCCGCCCTTTCTGATTAACTATCTGCAAAAAATGGACCGGACTAATAATTATTCCAATTATGAACCTTCATCATCAGACTCGCGGATGATTGCGGATTATATTGAAAGATTACCGGAGTTAAATAAAAAAGTTTTGACTGACCATGTGCTCGGGATATATTTCATTAATAATTACAGGGGAAGCGGCCTTACCGACTATATTCTGGAAAACCACAAAGTCCGTTATTTTATTCTCGTTTTTAATCCAGGTACCCTCACAACCGATGCTTCAGCCTGGCTGACCTATAAGGAAAATACCTGTTTTAAACCTGATAAAAATATACATATCGAAATTGATTGCGGCAAAACTTATACAGGTTTTATGTACATTCTGTTGCATGAAACCAGCCATATGGCTGATTATCTTTATCATTTTTCACCTTATGTCGAACCGGACCTCAGGTTACTGGAAAAAACCGGAAAAAATCCTCAAACTGCTTTTACCAAAGATATTTGGCAAAACTATACCCGGCCGGTTTCAAACTATCAATTGCCCTGGCAAAACCGGATACATTTCTATGATTCAGGGAAAAAGCCCAAATTGAGCAGTAAGCAAGCTTTAGCCATCTATAAAAAATTGCAGCAAACTCCTTTTGCTTCGCTTTACGGCAGTCAGAACTGGGCTGAGGATTTTGCCGAATTTATTACCTGGCACCATTGGACGCAAAAACTTGGCCAGCCCTATACCATCAAGTATTTCCAGAAAAATCTGCCGGTTTTTGCCTATGCTCCGCTTAGTTCTCCGTTAATTATACAAAGGTATAATAATTTTCCTGCAACTATTTAGAGTTCCCTTCGATAATTAGATTAATGTTTTATAAAGTAATCTCTAGCGTTGGACAATTAATTAGGGATATTGCTATCAGTAATGAAAGGTTTGAAATAACCTGGACAACTGATGCCAATCAGGGCCGTATGCAGCTTTTTGAAGACTATATCGGCGCTGATCCAGCCCGAGTAAGCGCTCTGACTTATAATTTTCTCAAGCATATTGATACTGAAAACACAGATGAATACAGCTGGGCCCTGGAATTTGTTATAGTGATTTCCGGCAAGTACCCCGAATTATTAAAACAATACCTTGAAGGTCTTAATAAATATTATTTAGAAAAAGAAAAAACTGAAAAATTAAATAATATTTATTACAACCTTATTGGTTACTCTGCGCAAACCCTGTTTGACAACAAACAGTATTGTTATATGATTGATCTTATCCGCGATTTGGCTGCTGCAGGTTTGAATTTCGACCTATTTACCAGCATTCTCCAGAGGTTCAACGACAGTTATGAAAAAATCCTTAACAATAAAATGCGGATCATCTCCAGCGGGCTTTCAGCTTTACCAAAACCAGAATATCACTCTATATTGCTGGATATAACCGCTTCGATAGAGCTGGAAATGTTACCGGTTACTGCCAAAAATATCTATAACTATTTATTTCCGGCATTCAACGAATTAGCTGTAAATGGTATAAATAGCCCCCATTATAATCTGATAAACAGAAGTCTTGGCAGATTGCTTGAGGAAAGCAGGAAGCCTGATAATTTTGCCTGGTATGGTATCAATTTTGAATCTTTTTCAAAGAATATAGAAAAATTATTGGCAGGTATGTCTGGGAATTACAGACAGGGTCTGCTAAATAACATTGATGATGCGCACAAACCATTCATAGCTCAATGCTTAAATAATATCAGCCATGAATGAACTGCAAACCAAAGCACAGCAAATAAAAAATCTCTGGTTACAGCGCTATGACAATTATAATGAAATGGTACCAGCTACAAAATATCTGAGAGACCGCGCAAAAATGGATAAGCTGTTTGACTACGCGGCAAATATGAACAGCAACGATATACTTGAACCGACAGAAGCAATACTGCTTGATGAATATTTGAAACAGCAGATAACCTGGTTCGGCCTTCAGACATATTGCAGTGAATATGATCTGGAAAAAGTCAAACATAGGATCGAAAAAACATCTGAACAGCTTACTGAAAAAAATTATAAAGAAACCTGTGCATCCTTAAATGAATCATTTAATACAAAAAATTCAGGACGACGTCCATTGCCGGTCATCATCGATGAAAGATGCAATTATGAAGACCATACCGAATATAAAAGATTTCATGAAGTAAAACTTGTCGGGCAGTATTTTCTGTTACAACTGGAAAAAAATCAGGATAAATATATTTTACTTAATCATGGGCCCATACGCACAAAACATTTTGAACATCTGGAACGAAAATTCAATATCAGTTCCGAAACAATTATGCAGGAACTTAAAGACAACCAACTGATTTGCGGCAATAAAATTAAGGATGGAATAGATATCCATTCTCAAAATTTCAGACTCAACCCTTTTCAAAATAATCACAAACTGCAAAGAGAAGTGTTGGTAGTGCTTAAAACATTTCAAAAAAAATATTCCATTGAAAGTTTTCTGGAAAAGTCTTATGAAAAACCTCTAAATTTCGGACATAAAGCAGGTTCACAGGCAGACTCGGCAAATCTTGTTCATTTTTATAAAACTCTGCAGGAATTCTTTCATTTATCAAAAGGGCTGGTACGATGCGATACACTGGAATTGACCGCGCCCTGCTATCCTAAAGTTGTTGTCGGCGAAAACACACTGGCGCTGATAAGTAATATTCTGGAACAAATAAAAAAATAAACTGCAACTTTTACTAAACTTCTTCTTCCAGTTCTTTCTTCAGTTTTGCTTTTTGACTGGATCTTTTTTTCTGTTTGTCTTTTTCTGAAAGCTGCACTGATGGCCTGAACTGCAAAAAACTATGTTCGGATTTAGCTTTAAGTTCTTTTATTTTTTCCAGCACTTCTTTCTTTTTTATTTTTTTCATACATGCATCTTCCTTTTGCAGTCATACGTCACCCTGAGCTTGCTTGCCTCGACGACTTGTCTCGGCGAAGCTTCAGCGAAGACGGAAGCTTTAGCGTAGGCGGGACGAAGGGGGGACTATTACGATTAGTCATACTTCGTCTAGCTCAGCATGACTCGACTCAACGACTACACGATTACACAATTCAACCTTAAATCTTAAGTCATCAACTTACCACTTACCACTTATCTCTTATTTCCTCCATCGGTTTCCCCAGATAAGTTATTCCCCTGACTCTTTCAATAAGCGGTTTATAAATATCAGGCAGTTCCTTGCCTGGTTCCAGGGTAGTGATTACTGTTTTGCCTACAATAAACCGCCCCTCCTGTCCTTCATTGTTTATAGTTTTAATACCCCACATATTATGCAGTACCAGCGGTTTGTTTTCATATGAACCTATATAGAGCATGATATGTCCTTTCAGCCAAACCAAAGTAAAAAACGGTACAGCTTTTTCCTGAATTATTTTTTCTTTTTCATCAGAGCTTACAACATTTATTTCCATATAATATCCGGCATTTGCTTGATAATTGCCATTTCGTGGCAGCCATATCCCGAAAGGCACAAACAGGTCTTTTATCAGCGATGCGCAATCCCGATCTTCATACATGTCACCCCAGCCATAAGGCTGCTCCATGACTCCGACGGCAAGTGAAGCGATATTTTTCTGACTAATCTTTTCGGGCTTTTTGACGGATACGGTTTTCAGAATCTTACCGGTTTTTATAATCGCGTTCCTGTTGGAGTCCGCGGCTGCATATAAGCAAGTATAATAATCGTTGTCCGGATGTCTGGCGTCAAACAACGAACCTAAAAACCCGAAAATGTTATTAATAATATCATAGGATATGTCAGGAAAAATACTGCCGATATTTGCATGCACACCATAACGATAGCCTGTATTGTAAATTGCACTGTTATCTTTTACTACAGCCAAAAACTTATTAAATTCCCAGCTACTGACGAACTCATCATCAACATAAGCGATATCATCTGCCGGTATCCAACCTAACGCGAAACTTGATTCAGCCAGCACCCAACTCCCATCGACTGACTGATGCGAGATATAAACAGGGGTGTTCACAGCTATTCCCGAGTTTTGCAGATTATCAAAAGGATACCCCTGACCCGCTTGATTAAAATCATCAAATAGCGGTCTGCTTGTTGGCAGCAATCTTAGGCTGGTGTTTCTCACGGTTATTGCTTTCCGTTTTGTGTTGGGATAATCCTGCAATCCGGCCAGTTTTTCCAATTGAAATACCCTCTCTATAGAATGTTTGAGCTTGTTTTCACCAAAACCAGGATCTGATTTATATCTGTTAATTATGCCCTGAATATCTGTTTTGGAATAATATGGCCTGTACTGATGCCAAGGGATAAAAAATATTTTATTAAATCTGCTGTTCCTGCTTACCTGTTCATCATCCGACAACAAAGCTTTATCAGCATCAGACGGATTAAGATAAAACAAAGGGTTTTGGGTAAGCGTTATCAAATCCTGCAAAATATTAAGCGAAACATTATTTTCACTATTCTCAGAAATCAATACAGGGCATTCATTTATTGAAGATAAAATATCAGAGCTGATATTTCCCGCGAATGACAATGTCCAGAACAAATAAAAACCTATGAGCAGGTTCACATAATAAAATTTTTTATTGATATTGCGCATTATCTTATTGTAGATGAATATTTCTTACAAGTTAAGCTTATAACCTAAACAAATTGTGTTACAGTATACTCGCACAAAATTGGGAATTCTGCCCCGCTGTAGCTCTATGCGAAGGCGGAAGGCTTATTCAAACATACGTCGAGCACTTGGCGACGCAAAGAACAAAGCTGAAAACCAATTTTGAAAGAGTATAATTGATCGCCGGTCAGTTTGTTTCTTTAAGAGCCAGTTCCCCCAGCTGTTTGACCTTGTTTACAGTATCAGTGATAATCTGAACGAATTTCTCACCTTCACCTGCGGAAACATAGTCAAAAACGCAACGTTCTAACTCAATGCCGTATTGCTTTAAAAGACAGCTAAGTATTTCATAACGTTGCCTGGCCCTGTAATTACCTTCTTTGTAATGACAATCTCCAGGATGGCAAGCCAGAATAATGACTCCGTCCGCGCCTTCCTGAAATGCCTTCAGAACGAACTGGGCATCCAGTCTGCCGGAACACATCACCTTCACAATCCTTACGTTCGGCGGGTATACCAGTTGGGCCGAACCTGCCTTGTCTGCCCCGGCATAAGAACACCAGTTACACAAAAATCCGACAATCTTCGGTTCAAAGCTATTAACCTGCATCTTATCTCCATCTCGTGTCATGTTGAGCTTGACGAAACATGACCGGACTAAACTTGGTCACCCTTCGTCAAGCTCAGGATGACTCCCACCCATCAACTCATTTACCCTTTTACCCCATCAACTCATCAACCCTTTAATTTCAGCAAAAATTTGTTCTAGTGTAAAATTATTTCCTTTTATAGCGCCAGCCGGACATGATGCTACACATGTTCCGCAACCCTGGCATAAAACAGCGTTAACAGTTGATTTTTTCTTTTCTTCATCAAACTGTACAGCCTTGTACGGACACACGCTGGCGCAAACCCTGCAACCAGCGCATTTTTCATCGATAACCGTTGCGGTTATGGGCTCTATTTCCAGCTGACGACCCGGGATTAGTCCGGATAAAATATATCCGGCCGAAGCCATACCCTGGGTCATGGACTGAGCAATATCTTTGGGCGACTGGCAAGAACCTGCCAGATAGACACCCTTTACTTTGCTGCTGGCGTTATCCGCGATACCGTGAAGTTCTTCAAAAAAACCTTCCTTGTCAGGATTAACTTCCAAAAGTTCAAGGAAGGATTTGCTATCTGAACTGGGAATAACAGCCGGAAGCAGAATAACCATATCGACATTTATCTCACCACTGTGTCCATCACAATCCTTATACTGAATTATTTTTGAAGAATGATTGTCAAAGACATTTATATCCTTAATATTTTTATATTTTATTAATATAGAGTCAGGGTTATGCATGGCTTTTTCATACAGGTTATAATTACTTTTCCCCGGAAATACAAACTGTCTGTACAAGTGAACAATCTTTGCACCATGGAGCTTCTGATGAATTTCATGATTATATTTAAAAGCAGACTGACAACATGTGCCTGAACAATAAGATTTATGCTCTTTATCAAGGCTTCCTACACAATGAATAATAGCTATGCTGCCAGGCAGTCCGCCATCTTGTAATTGTATTTTCCCACTGGTAGGACCTGTCGACGCCAGCATTCTTTCAAATTCCAGACTACTGATAACATCATTCATTTTTCCATATCCCAGATTGGGTAAACGGTTCAGATCATATAATCCTGAACCTACTGCTAAAAGAACAGCCCCGGCCTTTATATTCACAATTTCTTCCGTATCTTCGTAATTCACCGTACCTTCTATAGGGCAAACATCCCTGCAAGATGTACAATTCTCGCCTTTAGCTCTCAGACATACGGAATAATCGATATAGGTGGCATTGGGTAAAGCGCCGAAAAAAGTAAAATCAATTGCTTTTTTTTGATTCCTACCGAAATTTAAAGGGTTCTTGATGCTTATCGGACAAACATTAACACATTCACCGCAACCAATACATTTGTGAACCTGCACATAACGTGGATGTTTTTTAACCTGCAATATGAAATTGCCATAAAAACCTTTTACTTCGTGCAATTCAGAAGAAGTCATGATCTCAATGTTTTTTGCGTAATCACCATGAAAAATTTCGTGTTCCAAGGGCTCCAGCATACAAGGTCCGCATTCCATTTCGGGAAACAGTTCACCATATTGTACGGGTAAGCCACCAACCATTGGCGACTTTTCCACAATAGTTACTTTGCGATCAGCCTTGGCCAGAGTTAAAGCAGCTTTAAGCCCGGCCGGTCCGGCGCCGATAATGACTACATCCGTTGCCATACTCAGCTTTTGTTTGGTCAACGATTCCTGTAATCGTACCCTGCCTAATGCGCCTTTCAACATGCTTATTGCTTTTTGCGTAGCTTTTTCCCCGTCCTCAGTAACCCAGGCCAGTTGCTCTCTGAAGTTAACCATTTGCATTAAATAGGGGTTTATCCCAGCCTGACTTAGCGCATCCATAAATGTTTTTTCATGGTCTCTGGGTGAACATGCCGCGATAACTACTCTGTCCGGTCTTTTATTAAGCAGGCTGGAAATAAGGGCCTGTTGTCCGTCAAATGAACACATCAGATTTATACGTTCCACATATCCGACAAATTGCTGCAGCATTATTTCCTCGGTCACTTTTTGCAAATTGATTTTGTCGGAAATATTACCACCACACTCACATAAATAAATCCCGGTTTTCATCATCCTTGCCTCCTGTTAGTGCCGGGAACCGGTTCCATATTTGTTAAATTACCGACCAAGCCGTCTATTACTTGCTCTATTTCTTGTACTACCAGGGGAACGGCTTGTGATACTTGAGCTGTTAACATCTCGCTAAAGGTCCATATATCCTTAGCCTCAATTGCCCAAACTGATATTTTCTCCGGACATTTCAAACCGGAAATGCGGGCCAGTTCTAAAGCAGAAATCAAATCCAGATCATGTGAACAAGAGAGGTTCCTGCTAATAAAGGAAGTTTGTAAATCCGATTTGATTATTGTTCCAGGCTTATATTTATCTGTGACTATTGAGTCGACGATAATTGCCTGCTCATAGCCGATCAATTCATCCATAAGTCGCAATCCTCCGGCATACGCTTCTTTGATTATGACTTCAGAGTTAGCAGGTAACTTTTTTGCCAGTTCACGTACTGTTTTAATTCCTACACTATCGTCACTCATTACCGGATTACCAAGACCTACAACAACCAGTTTCATCAATCTCTCCTTATTTCCTGCAACAATTGTCCGCTATTGTTTTTCAGCGCTATATGTAATGGCATTTTCCCGGGCAAATTATGAGTAGCGCAGGAAAAACAGGGATCATACAAACGAAAGGCCATCTCAACTTTATTCAGAAGACCTTCATCAACAATACCGTTGTGAATAAACTTTTGAGCGGCTTTTTTAATAGACATGGCAATTGGCGCATAATTATTGGTAGTGCCGACTATCAAATTTGCTTTGGCAACTATACCTCTTTCATCTGTTAAATAATGATGGGTTAAAGTACCTCGTGGTGCTTCCACACAACCGATTCCCTCGCCTTTAACACCACTGGGAATAACCCTGACATCAGGGCAAGTGATTTCCTCATCTGTTGCCAATTCCAGCATGCGTTCTGCCGCGTAGAGTAGTTCAATAAGCCTTGCCCAATGCGTCGCCAGCCTGAAATGGATTGGTAAATAGCGACCGTTTACTTTTTTGCTACCTAAAGTTTCGTACATCTTTTCAAAATGTTCCTGGGCCAGAGGTGTGGCCATACTATCAGCTACGTTAAGTCTGGAAAGAGGTGTGGCGCAGTAAACTCCGCTACTCGCGCCATCAACAAAACCTTTCCAGCCGATATTTTTCAAATAAGGGAATTTCAAGTATGTCCAGGTCATTACTATTTCAGCTATATGCTGCCGGTAATCACACGGATGATATTTTACATATTCCTGACCGTTTGGAGCTACAATCCGCAACATACCATCGTAAAAATTTACTCTGTTACTATTGTCCACCAGACCCATGTAATATGTTTCATGCCGATAAGTATCGGAGGTGATAAGGTCTAGATATACAGAGTTTTTTAAAACAATCTCGTCAAAAGCTTTCAGGGTGAACAAAGCAAACTCAATATTGGCGCGCGCGGTTTTTTCAATACCCTGACGCTCTTCTTCATTAATCGCTTTACTCCAGCCTCCGGGAAGTCCGGCAGCAGGATGAATTCCACGACCGCCCAGCAACTTGATCACCTCATGATTTCGCTGACGACAGGCTATAACTTGTTTTCCTATATCAACCCCTACTTTTCTGATAACCCCCAGAATGTTGCGTTCGCCGGCAGGAGCATCCGGACCTACAATAAAATCAGGTCCGCCCAGAGCATAAAAATGTGTCGTATGATCGGTTACAAAAAATGAAGAATAAAAAAGTTCTCTGAGTTTTTTTGCCGCGGAATTGGGCACAACCTGAAAAAGATCATCTAAAGCTTTAGTCGCGGCCATATGATGAGCTTCAGGGCATACGCCGCAAATCCGGTTTGTGATCACCGGCATATCTTCTGCCGGACGACCTACTACAAACTGTTCAAATCCTCTGAGCTCGGGAATTTGCAGATACGCGTTTTCCACGTTTCCGTCATCATCAAGAAATATCTCTATTTTGCCATGACCTTCCAGCCTGGATATGGGATCAATGGTCACCTTTTTCATTTGACCCTCCTGTTCACCATAGCTTTGGCCATTCCGAATTTATAAAACGTTCCGGCACAATCCGGTATGTCTTTAAGAATATTCCTAATGTACTCAGTTATTTTATCTTCGGACATACCTTTTAACGGTTCTATATCAATAATACTTCCCAAAGCTGAAATCATTTTAGCGCCCTGGTCTTCCACACCTTCTGCTGCTCCATAGCAACCGATACAGGGCATGTTAACTTCCGGGCATAATCCTCCGCAACCTCCGCTGGTAGCTATGCCCATACAAATAAGGCCCTGCTCCAGAAGACAGGTTTTTTTATCAGGTATTATTTCCCAGGTCCGGCAAAATTTTTTGATTTTTTTATCATGTTTTATTCTTTTGCATTCTTCGCAGACTGTAGTTTTGCCAACACCTATCCGGCTTCCTTTTGGGGGAAGCGCGCCGCCGGAAAGAATAAAATCTAAAACATTAATTAGTTGTTCCGGTTCCGGTGGACAACCCGGCATATAATAATCAACGTCAACCACCTGGTCCAGTGATCTTACGGTTTCATACAGGGCGGGAAGAGTAAGCTGGCCTTCCTCAACATTGGTATAAATTTTTGGTGTTACTCTAAATGGATTGTCAACCGTTAAATTATCCATATAAATATTTTTAAAATGTTCTTCCGTTGAATAAAGATTACTGAGTGAAGGAATACCGCCGTCTTTGGAACACGCACCATATGCAATCAATATCCTGCTCTTTTTTCTTAGCAGTTGAGCCATTTCTTCATTATCGGAATTACGTATGGCGCCGTTAAAAAAAGTTATAAAAATATCTTTATCAGACATTTGTTCTATATCATGCAATTTTGTATCTACCAGACATGGACAAAATATCAGATTAAAATTTGCCTCAACATCCAGAAGTTTGTCATGAATATTTGCCAGAGAAATTTCACACCCTCCACAGGAGCTGGCCCAATACATAGCTATTTTCGGTTTTATTCCCATGAAAGGTTCCCCTCAGACTTTATCTGATTAAATGATAGCCGGATAGATTTTTTTATTCAATGATTTCAGAAAATTTAAACTTTGAAATCACTCTTCAATTTCCAAACTTAAAATTCGGAAATCCTTACCGGCGATGATAACAGAATCGGATATATTACATTTCTCACAAATATACCAGTTTTCTTTAAAATCCCAGGTGCTTTTACAACGATTGCATTGTACGACAGTTTTCTTGTGAATTATATTCAATTCAGCATCTTTTGCCACATCCGATTCCATAGTTACAGCCTCGAAACAAAGCTCCAGCGATTCGTCCACTATATCCAAATAATCTCCTACTTCTATATCCACGGACAATAATTTTTTATAATGCTTTTTTTTCATCTCTTCTTCGATTATGTTCCAGGCGGACATGATAACAGACATTTCGTGCATGAGGTAAGTATATAGAAAAGGATGAAAGGTGAAAAGCAAAAAGTGAATGGTCAAACGATAACACCTTTCACTACTCACTATTCACTATTCACGATTCACGATTCACGATTTATCATATTGCAATTAAAATATTTACTGTTTATACTAATAATTAATCATGTATCAAAATATGACTATTTATCAATTTCTGCAGCAGGGTGGCATGGTTTTATGGTTGCTGACCTTTTGTTCCATCCTTTCAATATCGGTAATCATTGAACGTCTGTTCGTATTTGGCATAATTAAAAGAAAAATAAAAAAACTGAACAGGGATTTACTGCCTAAACTAAAAAAAAATAAGATTAATGACTCCATAGATATTTGTGAAAAAAATAAATCTCTTGTCGGAGACATGTTTGCCCAGGCCATTGATAAGAAAGGTCAAACTAAAGACAAACTTGAGGAGCTTGTGCATCGCAAAGGTATAGCTCTTACTTTGCAACTGGAAAATAAGCTAAGCATATTGGCAACCCTGGGTAATATTACACCATTTATCGGTCTGTTCGGTACTGTCCTGGGGATAATTAAAACATTCAGAGGATTATCTCTGGCGCAAACCTATGCCGCCGGAATGGTAGCCAGCGGTATTGCGGAGGCATTGCTAAACACCGCTGCCGGATTATTCGTCGCTATACCAGCGGTCATAGCCTTTAATTATTTTACCCGCCAAACTTATGGCATATTACGTGGGCTGGAAATAACCAGCTCTGAAGTGATCGAACTTTTAACTGGAGGGAACGGGCCATCATCCACTTCCAACAAGACACCAAAAAATTAATATCTGAAATAAATATTATCCCTTTCACAGACATAGTTCTGGTCATTCTTGTCGTTTTTATTGTAGTCACACCTGTTCTGTTACAATCATCAATAAAAGTTAATCTTCCTTACATTGAAATGAAATCTCCTGTTTCCA includes:
- a CDS encoding SH3 domain-containing protein, with product MRNINKKFYYVNLLIGFYLFWTLSFAGNISSDILSSINECPVLISENSENNVSLNILQDLITLTQNPLFYLNPSDADKALLSDDEQVSRNSRFNKIFFIPWHQYRPYYSKTDIQGIINRYKSDPGFGENKLKHSIERVFQLEKLAGLQDYPNTKRKAITVRNTSLRLLPTSRPLFDDFNQAGQGYPFDNLQNSGIAVNTPVYISHQSVDGSWVLAESSFALGWIPADDIAYVDDEFVSSWEFNKFLAVVKDNSAIYNTGYRYGVHANIGSIFPDISYDIINNIFGFLGSLFDARHPDNDYYTCLYAAADSNRNAIIKTGKILKTVSVKKPEKISQKNIASLAVGVMEQPYGWGDMYEDRDCASLIKDLFVPFGIWLPRNGNYQANAGYYMEINVVSSDEKEKIIQEKAVPFFTLVWLKGHIMLYIGSYENKPLVLHNMWGIKTINNEGQEGRFIVGKTVITTLEPGKELPDIYKPLIERVRGITYLGKPMEEIRDKW
- a CDS encoding hydrogenase maturation protease, giving the protein MKLVVVGLGNPVMSDDSVGIKTVRELAKKLPANSEVIIKEAYAGGLRLMDELIGYEQAIIVDSIVTDKYKPGTIIKSDLQTSFISRNLSCSHDLDLISALELARISGLKCPEKISVWAIEAKDIWTFSEMLTAQVSQAVPLVVQEIEQVIDGLVGNLTNMEPVPGTNRRQG
- a CDS encoding MotA/TolQ/ExbB proton channel family protein — its product is MTIYQFLQQGGMVLWLLTFCSILSISVIIERLFVFGIIKRKIKKLNRDLLPKLKKNKINDSIDICEKNKSLVGDMFAQAIDKKGQTKDKLEELVHRKGIALTLQLENKLSILATLGNITPFIGLFGTVLGIIKTFRGLSLAQTYAAGMVASGIAEALLNTAAGLFVAIPAVIAFNYFTRQTYGILRGLEITSSEVIELLTGGNGPSSTSNKTPKN
- a CDS encoding hydrogenase maturation nickel metallochaperone HypA, which produces MHEMSVIMSAWNIIEEEMKKKHYKKLLSVDIEVGDYLDIVDESLELCFEAVTMESDVAKDAELNIIHKKTVVQCNRCKSTWDFKENWYICEKCNISDSVIIAGKDFRILSLEIEE
- a CDS encoding hydrogenase iron-sulfur subunit; this encodes MQVNSFEPKIVGFLCNWCSYAGADKAGSAQLVYPPNVRIVKVMCSGRLDAQFVLKAFQEGADGVIILACHPGDCHYKEGNYRARQRYEILSCLLKQYGIELERCVFDYVSAGEGEKFVQIITDTVNKVKQLGELALKETN
- a CDS encoding Ni/Fe hydrogenase subunit alpha gives rise to the protein MKKVTIDPISRLEGHGKIEIFLDDDGNVENAYLQIPELRGFEQFVVGRPAEDMPVITNRICGVCPEAHHMAATKALDDLFQVVPNSAAKKLRELFYSSFFVTDHTTHFYALGGPDFIVGPDAPAGERNILGVIRKVGVDIGKQVIACRQRNHEVIKLLGGRGIHPAAGLPGGWSKAINEEERQGIEKTARANIEFALFTLKAFDEIVLKNSVYLDLITSDTYRHETYYMGLVDNSNRVNFYDGMLRIVAPNGQEYVKYHPCDYRQHIAEIVMTWTYLKFPYLKNIGWKGFVDGASSGVYCATPLSRLNVADSMATPLAQEHFEKMYETLGSKKVNGRYLPIHFRLATHWARLIELLYAAERMLELATDEEITCPDVRVIPSGVKGEGIGCVEAPRGTLTHHYLTDERGIVAKANLIVGTTNNYAPIAMSIKKAAQKFIHNGIVDEGLLNKVEMAFRLYDPCFSCATHNLPGKMPLHIALKNNSGQLLQEIRRD
- a CDS encoding CoB--CoM heterodisulfide reductase iron-sulfur subunit A family protein → MMKTGIYLCECGGNISDKINLQKVTEEIMLQQFVGYVERINLMCSFDGQQALISSLLNKRPDRVVIAACSPRDHEKTFMDALSQAGINPYLMQMVNFREQLAWVTEDGEKATQKAISMLKGALGRVRLQESLTKQKLSMATDVVIIGAGPAGLKAALTLAKADRKVTIVEKSPMVGGLPVQYGELFPEMECGPCMLEPLEHEIFHGDYAKNIEIMTSSELHEVKGFYGNFILQVKKHPRYVQVHKCIGCGECVNVCPISIKNPLNFGRNQKKAIDFTFFGALPNATYIDYSVCLRAKGENCTSCRDVCPIEGTVNYEDTEEIVNIKAGAVLLAVGSGLYDLNRLPNLGYGKMNDVISSLEFERMLASTGPTSGKIQLQDGGLPGSIAIIHCVGSLDKEHKSYCSGTCCQSAFKYNHEIHQKLHGAKIVHLYRQFVFPGKSNYNLYEKAMHNPDSILIKYKNIKDINVFDNHSSKIIQYKDCDGHSGEINVDMVILLPAVIPSSDSKSFLELLEVNPDKEGFFEELHGIADNASSKVKGVYLAGSCQSPKDIAQSMTQGMASAGYILSGLIPGRQLEIEPITATVIDEKCAGCRVCASVCPYKAVQFDEEKKKSTVNAVLCQGCGTCVASCPAGAIKGNNFTLEQIFAEIKGLMS